From one Lolium rigidum isolate FL_2022 chromosome 4, APGP_CSIRO_Lrig_0.1, whole genome shotgun sequence genomic stretch:
- the LOC124650407 gene encoding pentatricopeptide repeat-containing protein At4g14170-like: MLARGFPPDHFTLPPVLRSCALTGSAALAASSHALSVKLGAQGNLFVASALVQCYAGMSNLPHARRLFDGMRERDAVLWTSMLSAYSQGGQPEEAMRFFEGMVAAEVQLDTVVMVSLLLACGQLGWRRHGRSMHTCCFRRFLGMPLSLGNALVDMYVKCGELAYAERVFSVMLRRDVISWSALIVGHGLNGSSDVALRLFDEMVARGVEQNSVTFLGALSACAHSGMVEKAYAIFQQMKQKGIKPELKHYSCVADALGRAGRVTEAVNLIEEMPCQPDEAMLGGILAACRVHGEVDAAERISKRLMAMSPAKSGYYMSLANIYSDAGRYVDAERIRGFMKEVKVDKLPGYSLSESNN, encoded by the coding sequence atgctCGCGCGAGGCTTCCCGCCGGACCACTTCACCCTGCCCCCCGTCCTCCGCTCATGCGCGCTCACCGGCTCCGCGGCCCTCGCCGCCTCCTCGCACGCGCTCTCCGTCAAGCTAGGCGCCCAGGGAAACCTCTTCGTGGCGTCCGCGCTGGTGCAATGCTACGCGGGCATGTCGAACCTCCCCCACGCGCGGAGGCTGTTCGACGGAATGCGCGAGAGGGACGCCGTCCTGTGGACATCCATGCTCTCCGCTTACTCCCAGGGTGGGCAGCCAGAGGAGGCGATGCGGTTCTTTGAGGGGATGGTGGCGGCCGAGGTGCAGCTCGACACGGTGGTCATGGTCAGCCTTCTTCTCGCGTGCGGGCAGCTCGGCTGGCGGCGCCACGGGAGAAGCATGCACACGTGCTGCTTCCGGAGGTTCCTGGGGATGCCTCTCTCCCTAGGAAACGCCCTCGTGGACATGTACGTCAAGTGCGGGGAGCTTGCCTATGCCGAACGGGTGTTCTCCGTGATGCTCAGGCGGGATGTTATCTCGTGGAGCGCTCTGATCGTCGGTCATGGTTTGAACGGGAGCTCCGATGTTGCTCTGAGGCTTTTCGATGAGATGGTGGCCAGAGGAGTGGAGCAGAACTCGGTCACTTTCCTAGGGGCCCTGTCAGCCTGTGCACATTCGGGCATGGTGGAGAAAGCATATGCTATATTCCAGCAGATGAAGCAGAAGGGCATCAAGCCTGAGCTGAAGCATTACTCTTGCGTGGCTGATGCGTTAGGGAGGGCTGGCCGTGTTACCGAGGCCGTCAATCTCATAGAGGAAATGCCTTGCCAGCCAGACGAGGCCATGCTTGGTGGCATACTGGCAGCTTGCCGAGTGCATGGTGAAGTGGATGCTGCCGAACGGATTTCGAAGAGGCTGATGGCCATGTCTCCTGCAAAGAGTGGCTACTACATGAGCCTGGCAAACATATATTCTGACGCCGGAAGGTATGTTGATGCGGAGAGAATAAGAGGCTTCATGAAGGAAGTCAAAGTCGACAAGCTTCCTGGATATTCTCTCTCGGAATCAAATAACTAG